A stretch of DNA from Catenulispora acidiphila DSM 44928:
TGCCGCTGCCCGGCGCGGAGTGCGACGACGAAGCCTGACTCGTCGGCGTACCGCTGCCGCTGCCGCTGCCGGTCGCCGCCGCGGGCGTCGTGCACGCCGCCTTCGCCAGGGTGATCCCGCCGCTGACGGACGCCAGGTTCAGGGCGTTCAGCTTGATCTGCGCCTCGACCGCGGAGGAGGCTCCGGTGCCGCCGATGGTCGTGGTCGGCGCCAGCTGCACGTCGATGTTCGCGACGCCGGGCACGTTCAGCTTGACCTCGCCGGTCAGCGGAACCGGGATGTCGCGGCCCAGCAGATTGATCGTGGTCGGCATCTTCGCCGAGGCGGTCGGCTTCTGCCCGGGCACGCACGTGGCCTGCGCGGAGACCAGGTCGACCTTCAGGATTCCGTTCGCGGCGCTGGATCCCGGCAGGTTCAGCAGCGGCAGGAACAGCCGGAGGTTCGCGACCGTCGCGTAGGCCTGGGTGTAGCCGCCGGGACCGTTGATGACCCGCGCGGTCCCGGACACCGCGTCGGCGTCGATGAGGTTCGCCTCCGGGCCCGGCAGATGCAGGGTGCTGATCAGGTTGTCCCGCAGCCGGACCACCGAGTTGGTGAAGTTCGCCGAGTCGCCGGAGGCGTTCGGCGCGTCGGCCTCGCCGAGCGACAG
This window harbors:
- a CDS encoding LPXTG cell wall anchor domain-containing protein, yielding MPSPRGRRRRASLLAASAAALAVTAFGALPGAASAASAPASSPASSGTATAVAGQVHLDVKLLQGVLGGLHITGPNGLDIPLADLSLGEADAPNASGDSANFTNSVVRLRDNLISTLHLPGPEANLIDADAVSGTARVINGPGGYTQAYATVANLRLFLPLLNLPGSSAANGILKVDLVSAQATCVPGQKPTASAKMPTTINLLGRDIPVPLTGEVKLNVPGVANIDVQLAPTTTIGGTGASSAVEAQIKLNALNLASVSGGITLAKAACTTPAAATGSGSGSGTPTSQASSSHSAPGSGTTATTTAAVAAAPTSKGTSAAAAPAALNEKSTAALAHTGASGSLMPIAAIAVVLVLGGGALLVFLRKKAAGLPPQD